A window of the Gemmatimonadota bacterium genome harbors these coding sequences:
- the rplM gene encoding 50S ribosomal protein L13 produces the protein MRTTYTATPADIEHKWFVVDADGMVLGRLATEVARIIRGKHKPMFTPHMDTGDNVIVINASKVKVTGRKAEQKNYFRHTGYMGHELYTPFASMLAKHPERVIEKAVYGMLPKTALGRQKLRLKLRVYPGAVHPHGAQQPETITFPKAEAK, from the coding sequence ATGCGTACGACGTACACGGCGACCCCCGCCGACATCGAGCACAAGTGGTTCGTGGTCGATGCGGATGGGATGGTCCTCGGCCGCCTCGCCACCGAGGTCGCCCGCATCATCCGCGGCAAGCACAAGCCGATGTTCACGCCCCATATGGACACGGGCGACAATGTCATCGTGATCAACGCGTCCAAGGTGAAGGTGACCGGACGCAAGGCGGAGCAGAAGAACTACTTCCGCCACACCGGCTACATGGGCCACGAGCTCTACACGCCGTTCGCGTCGATGCTCGCGAAGCACCCCGAGCGCGTGATCGAGAAGGCGGTCTACGGCATGCTGCCCAAGACGGCGCTCGGCCGGCAGAAGCTGCGGCTCAAGCTGCGCGTCTATCCGGGTGCGGTGCACCCGCACGGGGCGCAGCAGCCCGAGACGATCACCTTCCCCAAGGCCGAGGCGAAGTAA
- the rpsI gene encoding 30S ribosomal protein S9: protein MADQMTHTVGRRKEAVCRVFLTPGSGKWSLNGRTLGDYFPRPALVSSIQQPFTATDTLGTYDVQANLTGGGQTGQAGALRLAIARALVKIDETHRRKLRDLGLLTRDARAVERKKPGRPKARKKFQFSKR from the coding sequence ATGGCTGACCAGATGACCCACACCGTCGGCCGCCGCAAGGAAGCCGTCTGCCGCGTGTTCCTGACCCCCGGGTCGGGCAAGTGGAGCCTCAACGGCCGCACGCTCGGGGATTACTTCCCGCGCCCGGCGCTCGTGAGCTCCATCCAGCAGCCGTTCACGGCGACCGACACGCTCGGCACGTACGACGTGCAGGCGAACCTCACCGGCGGTGGCCAGACGGGCCAGGCCGGCGCGCTCCGCCTCGCGATCGCCCGCGCCCTCGTGAAGATCGACGAGACGCACCGCCGCAAGCTGCGCGACCTCGGCCTCCTCACGCGCGATGCCCGCGCGGTCGAGCGCAAGAAGCCGGGCCGCCCGAAGGCGCGAAAGAAGTTCCAGTTCTCGAAGCGTTAA
- the rpsB gene encoding 30S ribosomal protein S2, with product MSQPSLDELLKAGVHFGHQTRRWNPKMRRFIFAERNGIHIIDLQKTVKQIELAQQLAREVVMRGENVLFVCTKRQLAQIVTSEADRAGAMYVTERWLGGLLTNFATVKKQIKKLKELEAGSAEGGNFENYTKKEQLMMTRLRDKLLKNLSGIKSMGRLPGLLFIVDAKKERIAVDEANKLGIPIVAICDTNSDPDLITVPIAGNDDAIRSVELITSAFSNAILEARREAPTRPEVEEPGEATTWSSERGTEKESDDRRGGKKGGRPRRRRAKPDAIAARLKPGSTEGDAAAEGDEASE from the coding sequence ATGTCCCAGCCCTCGCTCGACGAACTCCTCAAGGCCGGTGTCCACTTCGGCCACCAGACCCGCCGTTGGAATCCCAAGATGCGCCGCTTCATCTTCGCGGAGCGCAACGGGATCCACATCATCGACCTGCAGAAGACGGTCAAGCAGATCGAGCTCGCGCAGCAGCTGGCGCGCGAGGTGGTGATGCGCGGGGAGAACGTCCTGTTCGTCTGCACCAAGCGCCAGCTCGCGCAGATCGTGACGAGCGAGGCGGATCGCGCCGGCGCGATGTACGTCACCGAGCGCTGGCTCGGCGGCCTCCTGACCAACTTCGCGACGGTCAAGAAGCAGATCAAGAAGCTCAAGGAGCTCGAGGCTGGGTCCGCCGAGGGCGGCAACTTCGAGAACTACACCAAGAAGGAACAGCTCATGATGACCCGCCTTCGGGACAAGCTCCTGAAGAACCTCTCGGGCATCAAGAGCATGGGCCGCCTCCCGGGCCTGCTCTTCATCGTCGATGCCAAGAAGGAGCGCATCGCGGTCGACGAGGCCAACAAGCTCGGCATCCCGATCGTCGCCATCTGCGACACGAACTCGGACCCGGACCTCATCACCGTGCCGATCGCCGGCAACGACGATGCGATCCGTTCGGTCGAGCTCATCACCTCGGCCTTCTCGAACGCGATCCTCGAGGCCCGCCGTGAGGCCCCGACGCGTCCCGAGGTCGAGGAGCCGGGCGAGGCGACGACCTGGTCGTCCGAGCGCGGCACGGAGAAGGAGAGCGACGACCGTCGCGGCGGCAAGAAGGGTGGCCGTCCCCGCCGTCGCCGGGCCAAGCCGGACGCCATCGCGGCCCGCCTGAAGCCGGGCAGCACCGAGGGCGATGCCGCCGCCGAGGGCGACGAGGCGAGCGAGTAG
- the tsf gene encoding translation elongation factor Ts encodes MAVNITAKDVAELRARTGAGIGDCKNALVEANGDMNAAADLLRKKGIAKADKRADRAASEGQIVTWTNPEGTVAAMIELNCETDFVGRNDEFVALSKQVVAHVAQDAAVDGLVTVGAEGAYLATPWHADKAQTVGDIVKAASAKTGEKVELRRIARFATSGTVGSYLHFNGKAGVIAEIAGGKGEHATQLGKHVAEHVAAGVPSVAVAVDKDGVDAAFIAKEREIFVAQAVESGKPQAIAEKMVEGRIAKLLGEITLLGQPWVRDDKQTIGDLVKASAKESGQPLAVTRFVRFKMGES; translated from the coding sequence ATGGCCGTCAACATCACCGCCAAGGACGTCGCCGAGCTCCGCGCCCGCACGGGTGCCGGGATCGGCGACTGCAAGAACGCGCTCGTCGAGGCGAACGGCGACATGAACGCCGCCGCCGACCTGCTGCGCAAGAAGGGCATCGCCAAGGCCGACAAGCGCGCCGACCGCGCCGCCTCCGAGGGCCAGATCGTCACGTGGACGAATCCCGAGGGGACCGTCGCGGCGATGATCGAGCTCAACTGCGAGACCGACTTCGTGGGGCGCAACGACGAGTTCGTCGCGCTCTCCAAGCAGGTCGTGGCGCACGTCGCGCAGGACGCCGCGGTCGACGGCCTGGTCACGGTCGGGGCCGAGGGCGCGTACCTCGCGACGCCGTGGCACGCCGACAAGGCGCAGACGGTGGGCGACATCGTGAAGGCCGCGTCGGCCAAGACCGGCGAGAAGGTCGAGCTCCGCCGGATCGCGCGCTTCGCGACGTCGGGCACGGTCGGCAGCTACCTGCACTTCAACGGCAAGGCCGGCGTCATCGCCGAGATCGCCGGCGGGAAGGGCGAGCATGCGACGCAGCTGGGCAAGCACGTCGCCGAGCATGTGGCGGCGGGCGTGCCGTCGGTCGCCGTCGCGGTCGACAAGGATGGCGTCGATGCCGCCTTCATCGCCAAGGAGCGCGAGATCTTCGTCGCCCAGGCCGTGGAGTCGGGGAAGCCGCAGGCGATCGCCGAGAAGATGGTCGAGGGCCGCATCGCCAAGCTCCTCGGCGAGATCACGCTCCTCGGGCAGCCGTGGGTGCGCGACGACAAGCAGACGATCGGCGACCTCGTGAAGGCCTCCGCGAAGGAGTCGGGGCAGCCGCTCGCCGTGACGCGCTTCGTGCGGTTCAAGATGGGCGAGTCCTGA
- a CDS encoding UMP kinase, producing the protein MSDLKYPRVLLKLSGEALAGERGFGFDFDTLRGFAHEVKRIAAMGAQVGMVIGGGNIVRGSQISKMGMDRVSADYMGMLGTVINALAFQDVLEKEGLDTRVMTAIRMEEIAEPYIRRRAVRHLEKGRAVIFAAGTGNPYFSTDTAAVLRAIQMKANVIIKATSVDGVYNADPKKDPTAKKYDRITYKDVMAGELGVMDQTAITLCKENALPLIVLNIHTPGIVQQALRGEPVGTLVT; encoded by the coding sequence ATGAGCGACCTGAAGTATCCCCGCGTCCTGCTCAAGCTCTCCGGCGAGGCTCTCGCCGGGGAGCGCGGATTCGGCTTCGATTTCGACACGCTGCGCGGCTTCGCCCACGAGGTGAAGCGGATCGCCGCGATGGGCGCCCAGGTGGGCATGGTGATCGGCGGCGGCAACATCGTCCGCGGCTCGCAGATCTCCAAGATGGGGATGGACCGCGTCTCCGCCGACTACATGGGCATGCTCGGCACGGTGATCAACGCGCTCGCGTTCCAGGACGTGCTCGAGAAGGAAGGACTCGACACCCGCGTGATGACGGCGATCCGGATGGAGGAGATCGCCGAGCCGTACATCCGCCGGCGCGCCGTGCGGCATCTCGAGAAGGGGCGGGCCGTGATCTTCGCGGCCGGCACCGGCAATCCGTACTTCTCCACCGACACCGCCGCGGTGCTCCGTGCCATCCAGATGAAGGCGAACGTCATCATCAAGGCGACGAGCGTCGACGGCGTGTACAATGCGGACCCGAAGAAGGACCCGACCGCGAAGAAGTACGACCGCATCACCTACAAGGACGTGATGGCAGGGGAGCTCGGCGTGATGGACCAGACGGCCATCACGCTCTGCAAGGAGAACGCCCTCCCGCTGATCGTCCTCAACATCCACACGCCCGGCATCGTCCAGCAGGCGCTGCGCGGCGAACCCGTGGGGACCCTGGTCACATGA
- the frr gene encoding ribosome recycling factor: MSTKQIISDAKTAMDKGVEAAKREFASVRSGKASPSMLDTVKVEMYGQLMAMNQCASVSAPEPRLLVVTPFDKGQIKAVEKAIRESNLGLDPSIQSNIIRVPLPAMNEQRRKELAKTVHKYAEDGRIAVRHARTHARDLLKKLNGVSEDEVKSAEKDLQKLHDDEIAKIDAAMKAKEAELMEV; the protein is encoded by the coding sequence ATGAGCACCAAGCAGATCATCTCGGATGCGAAGACGGCGATGGACAAGGGCGTCGAGGCGGCCAAGCGCGAGTTCGCGTCGGTCCGCTCGGGCAAGGCGTCGCCGAGCATGCTCGACACGGTGAAGGTCGAGATGTACGGCCAGCTGATGGCGATGAACCAGTGCGCCTCGGTGTCGGCGCCGGAGCCGCGGCTCCTCGTGGTGACGCCGTTCGACAAGGGCCAGATCAAGGCGGTCGAGAAGGCGATCCGCGAGTCGAACCTCGGGCTCGATCCGTCGATCCAGAGCAACATCATCCGGGTGCCCCTGCCGGCGATGAACGAGCAGCGCCGCAAGGAACTCGCGAAGACGGTGCACAAGTACGCCGAGGACGGCCGCATCGCGGTCCGCCACGCGCGCACGCATGCCCGCGACCTCCTGAAGAAGCTCAACGGTGTCTCGGAGGACGAGGTGAAGTCGGCCGAGAAGGACCTGCAGAAGCTCCATGACGACGAGATCGCGAAGATCGACGCCGCGATGAAGGCCAAGGAAGCGGAGCTGATGGAGGTCTGA
- a CDS encoding isoprenyl transferase, whose translation MTAQELLAQLRVHGAIPRHVAIIMDGNGRWARERMLPRPIGHRNGMKAVREVVEGAIEAGVEVLSLFAFSQENWQRPPVEISALMSLLEEYIQKETDELESQGVRVRVLGDVDRLVPTARAAVDRVIAQTAHNSKLTLNLFISYGSRAELTRAARRVAEEVAAGTLRPDQVDEAAFAARLYTHDCPDPDLLIRTSGEQRISNFLLWQLAYTEIVISPVLWPDFGRANLYEAILDYQSRDRRFGRAPA comes from the coding sequence ATGACCGCGCAAGAACTCCTCGCCCAGCTTCGCGTCCACGGCGCGATCCCCCGGCACGTCGCCATCATCATGGATGGCAACGGGCGCTGGGCGCGCGAGCGGATGCTGCCGCGCCCGATCGGCCATCGCAACGGCATGAAGGCCGTGCGCGAGGTCGTCGAGGGGGCGATCGAGGCGGGCGTCGAGGTGCTCTCCTTGTTCGCGTTCTCGCAGGAGAACTGGCAGCGTCCGCCGGTCGAGATCAGCGCGCTCATGTCGCTCCTCGAGGAGTACATCCAGAAGGAGACCGACGAGCTCGAGTCGCAGGGCGTGCGCGTGCGGGTGCTCGGGGATGTCGACCGGCTGGTGCCCACGGCGCGGGCTGCCGTCGACCGCGTCATCGCGCAGACGGCGCACAACAGCAAGCTCACGCTCAACCTGTTCATCTCGTACGGCTCGCGCGCCGAGCTGACGCGCGCGGCGCGACGCGTCGCCGAGGAGGTCGCGGCGGGGACGCTCCGGCCCGACCAGGTGGACGAGGCGGCGTTCGCCGCGCGCCTGTACACGCACGACTGTCCCGACCCGGATCTCCTCATCCGCACCTCGGGCGAGCAGCGGATCAGCAACTTCCTGCTCTGGCAGCTGGCGTACACGGAGATCGTCATCTCGCCGGTGCTGTGGCCCGACTTCGGGCGCGCGAACCTGTACGAGGCGATCCTCGACTACCAGAGCCGGGACCGCCGCTTCGGCCGCGCGCCCGCCTGA
- a CDS encoding phosphatidate cytidylyltransferase, whose product MSELTKRVLFAVGAIPFVLAAVWFGGASLAILLSVASALAAWEYGRLAEAAGQRPMTAWLIALAAALPLGAHAVQLGLWVPPISWVALLAPALLAVAMWTRGATGRPLEATATTLFGAWYTGGMLAFAYALRYHRFAVGPAAGALLLLLPLLLTWVNDAGAFFFGKRFGKRKLMPSVSPGKTVAGAVGALLTVLVGTWAYFRFLLVPYANLGLSWAGLVLFAIAVSAAAQVGDLAESLLKRQAGVKDSSALIPGHGGVLDRVDSLLFTFPLAYVLLDLLLKVGA is encoded by the coding sequence ATGTCCGAGCTGACCAAGCGCGTCCTCTTCGCGGTGGGCGCGATCCCCTTCGTGCTCGCCGCGGTCTGGTTCGGTGGCGCGTCGCTCGCGATCCTGCTCTCGGTCGCGTCGGCGCTGGCCGCGTGGGAGTACGGGCGTCTCGCCGAGGCGGCGGGGCAGCGTCCCATGACGGCATGGCTGATCGCGCTGGCGGCCGCGCTCCCGCTCGGCGCACACGCGGTGCAACTCGGCCTGTGGGTGCCGCCCATCTCGTGGGTCGCGCTGCTCGCACCGGCGCTGCTCGCCGTCGCGATGTGGACGCGCGGGGCGACGGGGCGGCCGCTCGAAGCCACGGCGACGACGCTGTTCGGCGCCTGGTACACCGGCGGGATGCTCGCCTTCGCCTATGCGCTCCGCTACCACCGGTTCGCCGTCGGCCCCGCCGCCGGTGCGCTGCTGCTCCTGCTGCCGCTCCTGCTCACCTGGGTGAACGACGCGGGGGCGTTCTTCTTCGGCAAGCGGTTCGGCAAGCGCAAGCTCATGCCGTCGGTGAGCCCGGGGAAGACGGTCGCCGGTGCGGTCGGTGCCCTGCTCACGGTGCTCGTCGGGACGTGGGCGTACTTCCGGTTCCTCCTCGTCCCGTATGCGAACCTTGGCCTGTCATGGGCCGGACTGGTGCTCTTCGCCATCGCGGTGAGCGCGGCAGCGCAGGTGGGGGACCTCGCCGAGTCGCTGCTGAAGCGACAGGCCGGCGTGAAGGACAGTTCCGCGTTGATCCCGGGGCACGGGGGCGTGCTCGATCGCGTGGATTCGCTGCTCTTCACGTTCCCGCTCGCCTATGTGCTCCTCGACCTGCTGCTCAAGGTCGGCGCGTGA
- a CDS encoding 1-deoxy-D-xylulose-5-phosphate reductoisomerase, whose translation MSTTGIALLGATGSIGETAQRVVARHPDRFRFTAMTAHGNREALAAAVARWQPSLVGLVNGGGAAPLPAGWCAGRECLVQAATQPEAAIVLNAVVGAAGLEATLAAVGAGKRVALANKESLVVGGALVQRAARASGGEVIPVDSEHSALLQCLAGRVGGTGPGLLPVAGVRRFIITASGGPFRTWETERIRAARLEDALKHPTWSMGRKITVDSASLANKALEVIEAHVLFGVPYDRIEVVVHPQSIVHSMVEFEDGSVIAQMGVPSMELPVLYALGYPDRVEDTGVPRFDPVATSPLTFESVRHDAFPTLGLGIAAGMKGGAAPAVFNAANEAAVARFLEGSLTFSGIPAAIELALGRLADRSGNDLDALLAADAAARSLVQEYRAP comes from the coding sequence GTGAGCACCACCGGCATCGCCCTCCTCGGTGCCACGGGGTCGATCGGCGAGACGGCCCAGCGCGTGGTCGCGCGCCACCCGGATCGCTTCCGCTTCACCGCGATGACGGCGCACGGCAACCGCGAGGCGCTCGCGGCCGCGGTGGCGCGGTGGCAGCCGTCGCTCGTGGGGCTCGTGAACGGCGGTGGCGCCGCCCCCCTGCCGGCGGGGTGGTGCGCCGGGCGCGAATGCCTCGTCCAGGCGGCGACGCAGCCCGAGGCCGCGATCGTGCTCAATGCCGTCGTCGGCGCGGCGGGGCTCGAGGCGACGCTCGCCGCCGTCGGGGCGGGGAAGCGCGTGGCGCTCGCGAACAAGGAGTCGCTCGTGGTGGGCGGCGCGCTCGTGCAGCGCGCGGCGCGCGCGAGCGGCGGCGAGGTCATCCCCGTCGACTCCGAGCACTCCGCACTGCTGCAGTGTCTCGCCGGGCGGGTGGGCGGAACGGGGCCCGGCCTGCTCCCGGTCGCGGGCGTGCGGCGCTTCATCATCACCGCCTCCGGCGGGCCGTTCCGCACGTGGGAGACGGAGCGCATCCGCGCCGCCCGGCTCGAGGATGCGCTCAAGCATCCCACCTGGAGCATGGGCCGCAAGATCACCGTCGACTCGGCGTCGCTCGCCAACAAGGCGCTCGAGGTGATCGAGGCGCACGTGCTCTTCGGCGTGCCCTACGACCGGATCGAGGTCGTCGTGCATCCGCAGAGCATCGTCCACTCGATGGTCGAGTTCGAGGACGGCAGCGTGATCGCTCAGATGGGCGTGCCGTCGATGGAGTTGCCCGTGCTCTACGCGCTCGGCTACCCGGACCGCGTGGAGGACACGGGGGTACCACGCTTCGATCCGGTCGCGACGAGTCCGCTCACCTTCGAGTCCGTGCGCCACGACGCCTTCCCGACGCTCGGGCTCGGCATCGCGGCTGGCATGAAGGGTGGCGCGGCGCCCGCCGTGTTCAACGCAGCCAACGAGGCGGCCGTCGCACGGTTCCTCGAGGGCTCGCTCACCTTCAGTGGCATCCCGGCGGCGATCGAGTTGGCACTCGGACGCCTCGCCGACCGTTCTGGGAATGACCTCGATGCGCTGCTCGCGGCGGATGCCGCGGCGCGCTCCCTCGTGCAGGAGTATCGCGCTCCATGA
- a CDS encoding site-2 protease family protein: MSFSWLAPLLVLGLVVFVHELGHFLAAKWAGVYAPRFSMGWGSPLWSFRRGETEYALSWLPIGGYVRMASKEDETAAVLEGGGEAPEAERSRHWDEHSMIPHGPLPIPPDRWFESKRLFPRIVILLAGVFMNIVLALTVSTGIVGYYGKGYLTPVVDSTAAGRPAAVAGMLAGDSVVAIDGKPVARWDEVLDAVSAAPGRPITLEVARGTARLPLTMTPESQEITTADGDKRTVGRIGVAVKQHVIRTPVSFGEAVVGGWNVTWTMAGSVLKVLGDLLTGNVSVSQLGGPVEIARSSVAAAQNGAENLWGLIAFLSINLAVLNLLPIPLLDGGQILMQVAESAWRKPFHPMVKEWYARIGLVAIGALFLTVTFNDLKRLVMSWLA, translated from the coding sequence ATGAGTTTCAGCTGGCTCGCCCCGCTGCTCGTCCTCGGCCTCGTGGTGTTCGTCCACGAACTCGGGCACTTCCTCGCGGCCAAGTGGGCCGGCGTGTACGCCCCGCGCTTCTCGATGGGCTGGGGCTCGCCGCTCTGGAGCTTCCGTCGGGGCGAGACCGAGTACGCCCTCTCCTGGCTGCCGATCGGCGGCTACGTGCGCATGGCGAGCAAGGAGGACGAGACAGCGGCGGTGCTCGAGGGAGGCGGCGAGGCGCCCGAGGCGGAGCGGTCGCGGCACTGGGACGAGCACTCGATGATCCCGCACGGGCCGCTGCCGATCCCGCCCGACCGGTGGTTCGAGTCCAAGCGGCTCTTCCCGCGCATCGTGATCCTGCTTGCGGGCGTGTTCATGAACATCGTGCTCGCGCTGACCGTCTCGACGGGCATCGTGGGCTACTACGGAAAGGGGTACCTCACGCCGGTCGTGGACTCTACGGCAGCCGGCCGTCCCGCCGCCGTCGCCGGGATGCTCGCGGGTGACAGTGTGGTGGCGATCGACGGCAAGCCCGTCGCTCGCTGGGACGAGGTGCTCGATGCGGTGTCGGCGGCGCCTGGCCGGCCGATCACGCTCGAGGTCGCGCGCGGGACGGCGCGCCTGCCGCTCACGATGACGCCGGAGTCGCAGGAGATCACGACGGCGGATGGCGACAAGCGCACGGTCGGTCGGATCGGCGTCGCGGTGAAGCAGCACGTGATCCGCACGCCGGTCTCGTTCGGCGAGGCGGTGGTCGGCGGATGGAATGTCACGTGGACGATGGCCGGCAGCGTGCTGAAGGTCCTGGGCGACCTGCTCACGGGGAACGTCTCGGTGTCGCAGCTGGGCGGTCCGGTGGAGATCGCGCGCTCGAGCGTCGCCGCGGCGCAGAACGGTGCCGAGAACCTGTGGGGGCTCATCGCCTTCCTGAGCATCAACCTCGCGGTGCTCAACCTGCTGCCGATCCCCCTCCTCGACGGCGGGCAGATCCTCATGCAGGTCGCCGAGAGCGCGTGGCGGAAGCCGTTCCATCCGATGGTGAAGGAGTGGTACGCGCGGATCGGCCTCGTCGCGATCGGGGCGCTGTTCCTCACGGTGACGTTCAACGACCTGAAGCGGCTCGTGATGAGCTGGCTGGCCTGA
- a CDS encoding carboxypeptidase regulatory-like domain-containing protein, with protein MPLSASRRARLAAALLALPGAVAAQELLGTIRLSDGSTPAPGIVLEASRPGGNAPVARAISGENGGFALRLIPGTFRLRALRIGYRPTDFGTYTLVDGERRRLELTLGDRAVQLAAITSRASARCAVGERAGEAVATLFDEARKALLAALLSPPEGRPSARILLEQSVTEPDGTIRVAPVRAVADGFAARPFRSAPPAQLAALGYAIEEPDGTVYFAPDANVLLSEQFAAAHCLRLAAADTAHPTRIGIAFQPVGTARGRVRIRGTLWLDRASYALERLDFGYVGLPAGLDDAGLGGSIEFAQLPGGLWFEDRWEIRMPRLRIERQARVSAIGGTGSSDLVRLDAVQRAGGRVLSIGRPERVLYRSAGAEPEAIGGEDVEALRTASFLMRAACSIAAAPIPNFPSAPEPRSTLVGLVLEPDASTAAGARVSATWQEGFRIDAGDGITWRERTIETTAEGDGFYALCGLPRERRFLLQARAGARRSPRTVLRFEAEVDHVRADLRFVTAR; from the coding sequence ATGCCCCTCTCCGCCTCCCGCCGCGCCCGCCTCGCCGCGGCGCTCCTCGCCCTGCCCGGCGCGGTCGCGGCGCAGGAACTCCTCGGCACCATCCGCCTCTCGGACGGCAGCACTCCGGCGCCCGGCATCGTCCTCGAAGCGTCGCGGCCGGGCGGGAACGCCCCCGTCGCGCGCGCCATCTCCGGCGAGAACGGCGGATTCGCGCTCCGGCTCATCCCGGGGACCTTCCGCCTCCGTGCGCTCCGCATCGGCTATCGCCCGACCGACTTCGGCACCTATACCCTCGTGGACGGGGAACGCCGCCGCCTCGAGCTCACGCTGGGCGACCGGGCGGTGCAGCTCGCTGCCATCACCAGCCGCGCCTCCGCTCGGTGCGCGGTCGGCGAGCGCGCCGGCGAGGCGGTCGCCACCCTCTTCGACGAGGCGCGCAAGGCGTTGCTCGCCGCGCTCCTCTCGCCGCCCGAGGGAAGGCCGTCGGCGCGCATCCTCCTCGAACAGTCCGTGACGGAGCCGGACGGCACCATCCGCGTGGCCCCCGTGCGCGCGGTCGCCGACGGCTTCGCGGCGCGTCCCTTCCGCAGCGCGCCACCGGCCCAACTCGCGGCACTCGGCTACGCGATCGAGGAGCCCGATGGCACGGTGTACTTCGCGCCGGACGCCAACGTCCTGCTCTCCGAACAGTTCGCCGCCGCGCACTGCCTGCGCCTCGCGGCCGCCGACACCGCGCACCCCACCCGCATCGGGATCGCCTTCCAGCCGGTCGGGACCGCTCGCGGTCGCGTGCGCATCCGCGGCACCCTCTGGCTCGATCGCGCGAGCTACGCGCTCGAGCGCCTCGACTTCGGATACGTCGGCCTTCCGGCCGGGCTGGACGACGCCGGCCTCGGCGGCTCGATCGAGTTCGCGCAGTTGCCCGGCGGCCTCTGGTTCGAGGACCGATGGGAGATCCGGATGCCGCGTCTGCGGATCGAACGGCAGGCGCGCGTCTCGGCGATCGGCGGGACAGGGTCGAGCGATCTTGTACGACTCGACGCCGTCCAGCGCGCCGGTGGCCGCGTCCTGTCGATCGGCCGACCTGAGCGCGTGCTCTACCGCTCCGCGGGCGCCGAGCCGGAAGCTATCGGTGGCGAGGACGTCGAGGCGCTCCGCACCGCGTCATTCCTGATGCGCGCCGCCTGCTCGATCGCCGCGGCGCCGATCCCGAACTTCCCCAGTGCCCCTGAGCCACGGAGCACCCTCGTGGGCCTCGTGCTCGAACCGGACGCGAGCACAGCGGCCGGCGCGCGGGTGTCCGCGACCTGGCAGGAGGGATTCCGGATCGACGCGGGCGACGGCATCACCTGGCGCGAGCGCACCATCGAGACGACCGCCGAAGGCGACGGTTTCTACGCGCTCTGCGGATTGCCGCGCGAACGCCGATTCCTGCTCCAGGCACGCGCCGGCGCGCGGCGCTCTCCGCGGACCGTACTCCGATTCGAGGCGGAGGTCGACCACGTGCGGGCCGACCTGCGATTCGTGACCGCGCGCTGA
- the rpsO gene encoding 30S ribosomal protein S15, with product MAFVKSAAIDSHRQHGTDTGSTTVQVAVLTERINYLTEHFRAHHKDHHGRRGLLKMVGQRKRLLKYLQRSNIEAYRKIIADLGLRY from the coding sequence ATGGCGTTCGTAAAGTCGGCGGCGATCGATTCGCATCGCCAGCATGGGACCGATACCGGGTCCACCACGGTGCAGGTCGCGGTCCTCACTGAGCGTATCAACTACCTCACGGAGCACTTCCGCGCCCACCACAAGGACCACCATGGCCGTCGTGGCCTCCTCAAGATGGTCGGTCAGCGGAAGCGCCTCCTGAAGTACCTGCAGCGGTCGAACATCGAGGCGTACCGCAAGATCATCGCCGACCTCGGCCTGCGCTACTAA